From one Macellibacteroides fermentans genomic stretch:
- a CDS encoding type I restriction-modification system subunit M, producing the protein MAKNNTVEIGFEKEIWKAADLLRGNLDASEYKSVVLGLIFLKYISDRFEARYQELIDEGDGFQEDKDEYTSENIFFVPQEARWSVISEAAHTAEIGMVIDDAMRLIEKENNRLKGILPKNFARPELDKRRLGNVVDLFSNVQMHEHGNKDILGRTYEYCLSKFAEAEGKLAGEFYTPACIVKTLIEVIKPFSGRVYDPACGSGGMFVQSVKFIENHQGNINDISVFGQDSNPTTWKMAHMNLAIHGIEADLGKFNADTFFDDQHPTLKADFILANPPFNLSDWGADKLQEDVRWKFGIPPAGNANFAWMQHMIHHLSPRGKMGMVLANGSLSSQTGGEGTIRENIIKADLIEGIVALPPQLFYTTGIPVSLWFINRQKKQKGKILFVDARNMGTMITRKLRELTDSDDMENGEIGDIQKIADTFTSFNEGTLEDEKGFCAVVPLSEVAKQDYILTPGRYVGIADVEDDGEPFEIKMDRLTSELSGLFEKSHELEDEIRKQLKSIGFTI; encoded by the coding sequence ATGGCCAAAAATAATACCGTAGAGATTGGGTTCGAGAAAGAAATTTGGAAAGCAGCAGACTTGTTGAGAGGTAATTTGGATGCTTCAGAATATAAATCTGTTGTACTTGGACTAATATTTTTGAAATATATTTCAGACCGGTTTGAAGCGAGATATCAGGAATTGATTGACGAAGGAGATGGCTTTCAAGAAGATAAAGATGAATATACTTCGGAGAATATTTTCTTTGTACCGCAAGAAGCCCGCTGGAGTGTAATTTCTGAAGCAGCACACACTGCAGAAATTGGTATGGTTATAGACGACGCCATGCGTTTAATTGAAAAAGAAAATAATCGCCTGAAAGGAATACTCCCTAAAAACTTTGCTCGTCCGGAATTGGATAAAAGAAGATTAGGTAATGTGGTGGATTTATTTTCCAATGTTCAAATGCATGAGCATGGTAATAAAGATATTTTGGGCCGTACCTATGAATATTGTTTATCAAAATTTGCCGAAGCAGAAGGTAAACTGGCAGGAGAGTTTTATACACCAGCTTGTATTGTAAAGACATTGATAGAAGTGATAAAACCATTTAGTGGTCGTGTATACGACCCTGCATGTGGATCTGGAGGTATGTTTGTTCAGTCGGTGAAATTTATAGAAAATCACCAGGGAAATATTAATGATATCTCTGTCTTCGGTCAAGACAGCAATCCAACAACATGGAAAATGGCTCATATGAATCTAGCGATTCATGGAATAGAAGCAGATTTGGGAAAATTTAATGCCGATACATTTTTCGATGATCAACATCCTACCTTAAAAGCCGACTTTATTTTGGCCAATCCTCCATTTAATCTTAGTGATTGGGGGGCTGATAAACTTCAGGAAGATGTACGCTGGAAGTTTGGAATACCGCCTGCTGGTAATGCTAACTTCGCATGGATGCAGCATATGATTCACCATTTGTCTCCCAGAGGTAAAATGGGAATGGTATTAGCAAACGGTTCGTTATCCTCCCAGACCGGAGGCGAAGGAACAATAAGAGAAAATATTATTAAAGCAGACCTAATAGAAGGTATTGTAGCTCTACCACCTCAGTTATTTTATACAACAGGAATTCCGGTTTCATTATGGTTTATAAATCGTCAGAAAAAACAAAAAGGAAAAATCCTTTTTGTTGATGCTCGTAATATGGGGACGATGATTACCCGTAAACTTCGTGAGCTTACCGACTCAGACGATATGGAGAACGGAGAAATAGGAGATATTCAAAAAATTGCTGATACATTCACTTCATTTAATGAAGGAACATTGGAAGATGAAAAGGGATTCTGCGCAGTTGTTCCATTAAGCGAAGTTGCTAAGCAGGATTATATCCTTACCCCGGGTCGTTATGTTGGTATTGCAGATGTAGAAGATGACGGAGAACCATTCGAGATAAAGATGGATCGACTTACCAGTGAATTATCGGGACTCTTTGAAAAATCTCACGAGCTGGAAGATGAAATTAGAAAACAATTGAAGAGCATTGGGTTTACTATATAA
- a CDS encoding protein kinase family protein, producing MSRLSDLYKAMETLRKEGLSLNEDLEKQVNELEENIIKKEILPIVTETIAPALKQVQRELVLVVDYVPGSPISVHLSRKRNFAAEFADAKEILPDPQVVHKEIGKTGPKGEIAPATRLRITFADGSVIQEKNAAETFRKFVMEVGPDRVRSLGMKQNKVPLISNTLDEKYKRTQKSVGNGWYLITNSNTLTKKRDIERIASKFGIKVKVEVI from the coding sequence ATGTCACGATTAAGCGACTTATACAAAGCAATGGAAACGTTGCGTAAGGAAGGGCTTTCATTAAACGAAGACCTTGAAAAACAAGTGAATGAATTGGAAGAGAATATTATCAAAAAAGAGATTCTTCCAATTGTAACAGAAACTATAGCTCCGGCACTTAAGCAGGTACAGCGAGAATTGGTACTGGTAGTCGACTATGTACCTGGTTCGCCAATTAGCGTGCACTTGTCTCGTAAACGCAACTTTGCAGCTGAATTTGCTGATGCGAAAGAGATTCTTCCTGATCCGCAGGTTGTTCACAAGGAGATTGGAAAGACTGGTCCGAAAGGCGAGATCGCTCCCGCTACACGATTAAGAATCACCTTTGCCGATGGCAGTGTTATTCAAGAAAAGAATGCAGCTGAAACATTCCGTAAATTTGTTATGGAGGTTGGCCCGGACCGTGTCCGTTCGTTAGGTATGAAGCAGAATAAAGTTCCTTTGATATCCAATACACTTGATGAAAAATACAAAAGAACGCAGAAGTCCGTTGGTAACGGTTGGTACTTAATAACCAATAGCAATACACTAACAAAGAAACGAGATATTGAGCGAATAGCTTCAAAGTTTGGTATAAAAGTAAAAGTTGAAGTTATTTAG
- a CDS encoding helix-turn-helix domain-containing protein, whose translation MNNLPLNEFVKAKRKSLGLSREEFAQKAGVGIRFLRELEQGKETLKMDKVNQVLKLMGMQLGPVPMDRQKLLESK comes from the coding sequence ATGAATAATCTTCCATTAAACGAATTTGTGAAAGCAAAGCGGAAATCGCTGGGTTTATCACGTGAAGAGTTTGCACAGAAAGCCGGTGTAGGTATCCGATTTTTGCGCGAACTGGAACAGGGAAAAGAAACACTGAAGATGGATAAGGTAAACCAGGTGTTAAAACTTATGGGAATGCAACTCGGTCCGGTACCCATGGACAGACAAAAACTGCTTGAATCTAAATAA